ACACGTAAGCCATCACCAGTATAGCCGATTGAAAACCTCCATcaaatctccatatatatatatatatatatatatatatatatatatatatatagcgtaGAGGTCCAGATAaggttcttaaggagagaaagGAGACAATGtccgttttttattttttttagcttgtttttttaatatattttcgtattttcacttttttttattctttttttaattaactcaatccataaaaaaatttagaaaaaaaaaaatttctaacccgagttagtaagttatatatgtaaggtacggtacgggcttcacctttaagtatattaataaagggtagctagtgggagtgataggtcattgagggtgataggtcatagagggtgatcggtgtgatggggtgatctactttacgggcttcgcccttagctatcatGGCTTCGCCATAATCtgagaggcttcgcctatagcttacgggctacgccctttataaataaaatattttaaaatttttttaaaatttttatatgaaattggttaattaaaagagagaatgaaaaaactGAAACACggacaaaaagttaaaaaaaagctaatatatatatatatatatatatatggatgttaTCATTCGTTTCACGATATAGAAAACTTGGATTAAACTGCGCACGTATATTAAATTGTATATACTAGTCACACAAACAGGGAAATTGACATGCTAAAATGAGATCGAACACataattatttaaagaaaatatataactGAGATCTAAAAACACCACATTTCAATGTTTATTAcagagcatatatatatatataaacgatagttatatatatatataatgatttgtgcatttttatatatattatctgtCTGGATTGTTGCGGCGCTTTCATTTGAcatctattatatatagtatTCGATTTagatatatttgtttgttaGTGTCATTTCTTTCATTTGTATATATCGTCCGGTGGTTTCTGTTCACCGCGCGCCGGTGGCCACATTTTGTAAAGGGTCGGTATATATGAGCATGAGTACGTGTTGGAAAGCACATGCATGCATTTATAAAATACTATAATTAACTCACATTTATTCATCATTTAATGTTTAGgcttaattttgattttgaactttttgtctTCCTAGCTAGCTTTATAAGACTTGGTGGATTAATTTAGTTGAAGTCCATTAaaataagattatatatataattgctaTATCCTCTCGGGATGGGTATATTCATATCTTTTGTTGTCTTGTTTCATTTCGTATGCTGATTAATATTAATGCTTGTGGCTAATTAATACTATCTCATGGTCAAAATTGGAAGTAacaaattcaaagttttttttaaaaaaatatttttatgttgttgaTGTAAGACACATATGGTGGTGTGTTAATTTTATAGATGGCTGATGAAGCTTTGGATTTGCCATGCGATTTGTGTGGGTTCGTGGGCTTGGAAGATGGTTCTGATGGCTACTTTTACTGCCGGGGTTGTAGCGCCCAAGCTGATGGAGTTCGGGCCACTGCTGTTGAGAACGATGACCTGCTTTTGACCAAAGATAACGTCGCCTCTAGTTTTCAAAGGCGTGCATCCGTTGTTAAGCCAAACCTGTTATCCCAATCCCAACCCCGGTCGCAATTTTGGGAAACTGTGTATAGGGCCTATGAGGATGATGCCAAAGCGAGTGATGCTGTGGGCCCAACTGAACCTGATGACTTTGCCACGAAGCCAAGAACTCTATCTTATGAAGATTATTGGACTGAGCTTAGGAGGAGGTACCTGATGGGAGTTCAGATAATGATCCAATTGCAGGTTATGGCTTTGGTTCAAAAGTTCAATGTGAATCGCATAATCGTTGACATGGCTCACTCCATTTGGTTAAACTTTGTGGCATCAACTAAGGTTTTAACTGCTGACTGGCTTAACGTGGTTACTAATAAATCAGAATCTCAAGTACAAggtattttttctttaaaataaaaattatatgccAGAGGTTTGTATTGTTTCAATGTgctgatttttgtaattatactGTTGCATCTATatcatgttaaataaataaaaattagcttGAGAAACATAAGTTAATTTTATTGATGAAATAATATGTGTTGAAAACAAAATGATGAAAGCACAGTGACTAAACTGCTATTGTTGACCAAACATCACCAGAATTGTTTCGATTGATTAAATAGCAAAAGGTTTGTCAAGATATATCATTAGTTTTTATACATttgaacttttatatatatatatatatatatatttcttttttttgtggTAATGATCAGCATACTCTTGTTTCATATTCAGGGGAAGTGGAAATTGTTAAGGCTAAGGGTAAACATAAAGCCGAACCTCATAATTTACTCGGGAAACGTCTGATCGTAATATGGTACCAATCTTTGAGCAAGGAAATACCTTTATCTTGCTCTTTAATGATTTCTTTTCTGTCGTGTCATTTGGCAAGAGAGCCGATTCTGCCAACAGATATAATTAAGTGGGCACTTGAAGGCGGGCTCCCTTATTTTGCCGCTTTTGTAGAAATAGAGAAACAAATGGGGCCTCCTACTAACGCATGCCCACTAAAATCAAGTTTTATGTTTGGATGCAAAGAGGCTATTTCAGTCCAAAAGCTAGAGTCATCTGCTGCTTCTATAGCCCATCGAATAGGATTGAAGTTACCTCCGGTCCACTTCTATGCGATTGCTTGGCGTTATCTCAAACAACTGTCTCTTCCAGTTGATACTATACTTCCTCACGTACGCCGAATATATGAGTGGGCTATGCCTCCCGAGTTGTGGTTATCAACTAACGAGTGCAGGCTTCCTACACGTGCATATGTATTGTCTATACTTATAGTTTCAATTAGGATTCTTTACAATATACATGGTTTCGGGAAGTGGGAGATGTCATTGCCTGGCACCATCAAGAAACGAGATGGAAAAAAGTCAAAAGTTGCGAATGGTTCAGCTGCAGAGGCTGATAATATGCAAGCCACACCAAGGTTGGATGCTACTCCTATTTTACTTGTACTCCAATCAAAATACAATGAGCTCATTGATACAAGTGGTAAGCTCTAATTACAAATTTGCTTACTATGACTCACCTTTTGATTTGGACAAAATTCAATCATCgactttcttttatttcattaGGTggagtttgtttatatttttagcaTTGTCTTTAGATATTTGTGTTGTTTATATTTGGCAGATTTCTCCAAGGATTTGGATGCATATCTTAAATTCTGTAAGGATGTGGTTTTCGCTGGTGTGGAGGACGACCTCTCATTCGAGGATCATGACGAATCTCAGATTATAGAGGACCTTATGGCTATTTATAAGAAGAATGAGGTATTTCTTTCTGCTCCTTGTTCTTTTTAATGTCGTTCTAACACCTGCCTTGACTTCGGGCTCACAAAAGCAAGTCAGCTTTTGGAATTACTTGAGTGATCAGACACCTAAGGTTATTAAAAAAAGGGGGTTTTTGGATGTTTAGTTAAACCAGTGACAGATGCccttctatatatctatataaaccaACAAGTCCGAGAAAATTTGAGAATCAACATGAAAAACACAGTAAACAAAATAGACGGAGAGTGAAAATATGTTGAAATCGGCTAAAAATGAAAGTTGTCCTAAATTTTATATGGACCAACATATCGTTTGTCAACTTTCTGCAAAGTACTAAGACTCCCTCATGAGCAgccaatttttagtttttttatattttctaagttgaataattatatatgttccTAAATTGCATGTACAATTATACTGTAATACGTACTTTCATATAAATCAATAGTTTTATTATGGTATACATAAAGTTTTCTAGTTAATCATATAAAACTGATCACATCAAAGAAATAGATATACCACGCACACAGACTGGTGATCGTAGGAGCCCATAAGTTtgcattaatttgtttatttcatttttgatgATTCATTGCAGGATAATAAAGCAAAGGAGGCACCCTCATCCACAAGCACTAGTAGGCCCCTCAAGGGACCCGAACATTGTTCAACGAGCaagacgaagaagaagaagaagaagaccaAGGCAGGACCTCAAACTGACAATGAACAAATCACCCTTGAACCTTACGAGTCTCCTAAAGAAGCAGCAATAAGGCAAATGATATCAAATATGGAAGAGAACAACTTTACTTATATCCCTCCAaggtcaaaagtaaaaaaacacGATTACATACACTACACacggaaaaaaaaagatgggGCCTATGTCTATGCTGCACATGCAGATTATTACATTCTGTTGCGTTCTTGTGCAAGAGTGGCTCAAGTTGATGTCAGGATTATGCATGATGCAGTGACGAGTTTTGAGAGgcgtttggcttggttagagaAGAACATTGAACACGTGTTAAAACAAATGCCTTTTTGTGACTCTTGCCCGTCCTGCAACGGTGATGAGATGGATATAACTGAGTGAGATTTACTTAGATTTGATTGATAtgctttaataataattatgacTGGTTCATATTTCAGTGATTGTATTCTGTTTTTGAGTTCAAGGATGTTTGTTTTTTGGAGACAGTTTTCATCGGTTTACGTTATGttgctttttaaatttttggagCAGTTTTCATAGTGATTAGTTTTGGTTTTTGCTGTCGCGATTACATATTTTTGAAAGATTATACTTACAAATGAGATTCAACCGCTCAAAGTTAAAATTACTACTTACCGACTTACCTTTGATGAGGGTGGGACATATTAATTCTACTGTCAGGAACAATGGTTTTGAGAGAATGAATGGAGATCGATTTTATCCACAGTTTTGGGTGAAACCGTAGGTTTGTGACCAGCAAGTCTTGCGTTTATAGTTTCTTATTGAGGTGGCTTATAACACCCAACCTATACAAAAGATCTATGAATGAAGACGAGAAGGACAAGATTGAACCAAGATCTAGAAGAACTTTAAACAAACTGTATGTCATAATCATGCCTGACCAGCCTTATTCTTGTTCTTACGGAAGCAGCCAATAATTACCAATTTGTAAGACCAATGAGGAAACAAACCCATTTGATCTCCAACCCATAAACCACCCAACCAAAGATACAAACTGGACAGCAGCATACCACCATAAACTTTACCCAAGAGCAATTAATCCCGCAGACCTAAAGAAAGATTTAGGACTCACAGGGAAACCAAAAACTGATAACCGGCCgtcataataattatataacggggccctcattttttattttttttaatgataacgAGGCTAAAATCCTCTACTGGGTTCGATGTATTCAGAATCGGCCGGTCGAATCGGATTAAGGGGCAGTTCAAGGTTTAACTGGTCTAATCGATCTAATTACCGGAAAAAACAGacattattcttttatttaaaaataatatataattcaattaaaagatatatatgagtTTAGTGAAATATGACAATAGATATATGAGGGGCTAGTAGTGACAAGTTATAAAAACAGTACCATTTACAAAAACAATATCAAATAAGTTAAATGGAAACATTAAGGACTATTATTAAGGAAACATTAAGGACTATTCGAAACAACTTCTCGGAGGTTGTATCTAAAGGAAGTATGAGTTGGGGTTGGAGAAAACTTCTTCAAGTTCGTGATATCGTTAAACCCTTTATCTGGAAATGTATTGGTAATAACTTAGACACACATGTGTTGAGCAACACCTGGTCCTCTCAGGGTCCCCTCAGAGTTGTAATTACACCAAAGGATATTGTTAAAGCGGGTTTCAATTTAAACTCTAAAGTTACTAAGCTTGTAAATGATGGAGAGTGGAATTGGCCATGGGCCTGGTATCACCTATACCCGAACTTATTAAACCTCCAACCCCCACAATTGACCGATAAAAATGATGAGCTATCTTGTATGACACTAATGGTGTCGAGCAACCATTCTCGGCCAGTGTAGTGTGGAATCCTATaaattggtttggttttcagGGTGTATCCCTAGGCACTCTTTCCATATGTGGTTGGTTCTTAACATGAAGCTCAAGTCACAAGATAGAATGAAGCCATAGGATGTGGGAGGGGCAGAAAACTTGAACCTCATGTGTTGCCCCCTATATAACACCGGAATTGACTCACATAACCATCTCTTCTTTGAATGTCAGTTTTCTATGCAAGTATGGACATTAGTGAAGCTTTATGCTTAAATGCAAGTCGTACCAGCAAAATGGGAGAACATAATTAGCTACTTAAATCCTATCTCCAAGAAGAGATCGACACCAAGTATTATAGGAAAATTATTGGTTGCAGCTTCCACATATTTCATCCAGCAGGAACGCAATGCAAGATTGTTCACAAGAGATAAGAGAAGCCATGCTAAGATATGTGACTTAATCCTTGACACGATTAGATTACGTTTGATGAATTTCAAGTTCAAAGATCGAGGAAAGAATAGACATCTCTGGGAAGCTAGGAAAATGCTGAGGAGCAGATTAATTAGCCCTAATGCATTGGAAGATGATATCGTAGCATCCACTAAGTTCTGTTGGTGTTGTTGTCACAAGGGAGACTACCTTGCCCTACTTTCTATTAATTGTTACTTATCAGCTTGGATATAATAGTGTTTTTTGTTTCCTTACCGCTTGTAATATATATGGTATGTCATATATAAACTAACGTGATATTCTGTCACGTATTTTGTACTAAACATttttaatgtgttgttataAAATCATTGGTGTATCTTATTACCAAAAGAAAATATCAATAAAAGTGTTTCTTTCCTTGTTTTTATTTCTTATGCACACTCAGCGTTACACACATTGTTACAAATATCAGAGATTCACGAAATCACAGCAAAGACTATCAGCAAAGCGcaagatatattaaaaagaacaATTCAACAACAATTCAATAATCCTTTCTAAGGTATTTTTGGGTATGGTctaacctataaaaaaaatcaataacaaATCTGGGTTGAGGGTGGGTGGTGACCACTACATTGAATTTACCGACCTACTTTATTGGACTCCAAGAAAAGGCAAAAATAAGACTTAATGTTAAATTTGGACCTTCATCTTCTCGAAATAAAAAGGCAGAAAGCACTAAACTCTAaagtgttggagtgtgatcatgttaattataaaacgtatgtccggaaataatttaagcctacggggtcacacaaaaTGATGACACGGTAaccttatattattaattagtatattgtatagtatattaattaaaatataatcacgagataattaatttaaatatatatatatatatatatatatatatatatattaaggggttaattatatatatttaattaaaaggagGTTAATTGTGAAATATGAAAATTAGAGTTGGACTCTAGTTCTATAGGGGGGGGGGCGGCGAAACTTCCGCCTTGAAGTTGCTTGGTCACCAAGCTAAAAACCCTAAGGATTtactctataaatagagggcttaatcTAAGGGCTTTACACATTAATTCACAAAGCAAAATCTctcttcctcctctctctttgGTTCAATCGGCCGAACccttcaataaggttttgggtTTTCGACTTTAGCTagtaaaacaataggtttttggTTTAGCAAGGGTTTCGATCAAAGGGtattaaacaaagggttgtttggttcgtgattcGGATACTAGCATACAATATaagggtgtctagtgtgcgaccATAGAGGGGTTTTGTAACACCctgactaaggcggaaacatgAGACGCCACataacgacatggtacaaaagatttaaggataaaacatcaacattaaGTTCCAAATGACAttgaaatccaaaagattacataGTTAAAGTTGACGTTTAGaaaccattacataaccaaattcataacaaaagatcaaatgtttgcatTACTAGTCCAACACGTAACAAGCAAACGCAACATCCAAGAGGCGGTCCATAGTGCTAACTTACAACTCATAAACCtgaaaaagcatgaagaaaaaattgtcaactacgagagtcgagtgagttcataggtttataCTACCAAATATACATACAACCGATTCAAATTATGAAGTAGTAAATCATAAAGTTTCCAAGAATTTCCATCACAATGAACacacccaaaccgtatgttcaacaACCATAATATAGCCCAAAACATGTCCcaaagtatttatttataactttcATATTCAATATTTCCGATGAGTTtaacttgagccactactaagaccctttcacgtCCAAACCAACATAATATCTCattgtataaaaataatagcACATGTTGTCAATCATGTGTATGTTAACCTTaattgggtcgtgccatggagacgaacATTAAAATAATAAGTAGACTAGAGCACCCCTAGGTTGACAGCCGTTGAGGGCGACCAATCAACCTGTCACCATCTTCgtgagtgaggggacgaatcctagttgcgcaaccctCTAACTACAAGCCTCAATGAGTTAAAAGTAGTGTAGCGGGGACTAGACTTTGATAGTattcaagctcatcatataatatatatcacattgaacatacaacataattCCCGTATCATAAACATTCTTTCAAagtatcaatttcataaaagaaagcaatttttatttatcatgtttttcaccccgaattaaaacatataaaagagtttgaagggggctatgactcacttgattcgAGAGTGAAgggggctgatcaaaagtgGTTCCTTACCTAGGTATGTTGCTCCCCGAACAAGCCTAAaccataatatataaatacacgACGTAAGTTTGTGTGACATGAGCTAGTGCGCTAGATCATGTGATGTTtactagtagacttgcccatttTTGTTTGTTGCTTAATTATGGAGTTCAATTATGTTGCTCACATTATTTGGTTAGAAGAGATTTGGTGGGGAAGGTTATTTTCTCATTACACGTATTCATacgtttgttggaatttcggtaacttggctttGATTGTCATGATTCCCATTATACACTTTGCTTAATTATAATATTTGACACTAGTAATcttataatattgaagtttatgaatattttctgatttatacttatttatttaaattaatattattaaattaattaattattcattttattgatttattaattaaataattccttaaaattacttttaaatgtaatatatgtttttctaaaTTAGGAATAATTATAGTTGAGttatattttgacttttaagcctttttaacttatattatggtgatttaaatatttatttacatgattttttcattaatttaacaatagtgattaattagtgatttctACAAAATTATTTACCTTTAGATTATGTAACACTTACTTGTTGACTTTTAATAATTTTGCTCTAGTGGATTTTATTCATTTTCATTATTGGTTATGGAGATTTAACCAAATTTAtgatttacataatttattcatttatttattatgctTTTAGTGACCATTTAAATTCAATAATTCATGGAAGTTCTTAAAAATCATCATACAACCTTTACAccaaaaatcccaggcctttttAGGCAAATTTTATCAATATGATTCATATCAATTTAGCTCCTCATGTGTCTTGCTTATTTTGAGGACTTTAAGCTTAAAAATCGTTTACTGAAATAGTGATTTTAACCTCATTTCCTAAGCaattaaggtacttcaaaatggattttcatcctTGATTCAATATTTACAGTAAGTCCATCATATTTTAGTGATTcaagtcgtgatagtggtggtggtgcgatatgtgcaatttaaagctttcggttagtgattatttgacccgaaaagatgatttttgagcttgttaTTGCCATGAGTCATATGACTTAGTTTTATACTTATTAAACCACTTATTTACATTATTAACCTTGAGACATTTTTATGGTCATTTGATCATGGTGCAAGTGTGTGCTCAAAAAGCATTTTTACATGATTTCGGTTTATGATTTCTAGCTTATTTTCACTAGTTTTGTTCCAAGCTTTGTGTTCTTgtaaaaatacttttatttcCAGAATATTACCATTTACATGAACATATTTTTCAATCATGAAAAGTCTATactcatctcataatccaacaaaagatccaaccttcttaaatctagcatgcatgcaTTCAAATCAACACTTTTTAATACAAACTTTTATAGACCCAACATCCAACAATATAAAGGCTACTTTTTAACCAAAATTTCAAGAAATAATATCttcaaaatatacaaaaacataaTGATCTTTCAAGAACAAAGTCACTTTGCAAGCTTTTTAATAAGTAataacacttttgggtcttaaactagttgaatccttggatctttctccATGGAttcgacatgcatgagcatgggaagaaagatcctatcaattttgccctcatcaagtgtgtttttcaTGGATTCAAGAAGAAAACATAGACTTTTAACAAAAACACttgaatataaacataaataagaTAATCTAACAAAGGGATGAAGTGTTATACCCTCTTGAAATTTCGGTTTTGATGAAGAATATATGGCAGCAAAATCGTGGCCTTCAACCCTCAAATACCTTTTTTATTGCTTGCAAATCACTCTTAAACTTTGTTTAGTataacccttgatttatctaaCTTAAACTCTTATTATTAGTAcatgtttaatttgatttttgctATGTTTTTCTCCTTGATCTTGGCTGGCCGAAAATGAGAGAGTGGGGATGAAGGagaagagtttttgagagagaaatgagttgtgtgtgtgttgggaagAGAAAGGGTTTGAGTGTTATGTTGTATGGGGAGTGTAAGGAAGTATGTGTTTTGATTGGAGGAGTTGTGTGAGGAGTAGTATAGGGCTGGTTTTGGGTGGGGGTATTGGAAGggatttttgttcaaattttgtattctaagtgtatgtatgtttatatgtaATGCATGTACTTATGTTCTTGAAGAATAAAAGAATTAGATGAATTTTGATTGAATATAAAGGGTGTTGGGAATGGGGTGGACGGTTTGGGTGAAGAAAAATGAAGGAGATTTTTGAATTTCTATTGTGTAGAAAGTGTGTATGTACAACATGTGTAAGTGTAGTATTTGTACCTAATGTACAAATTGTGGTACAAAGTTGTTCACAATGGTTTCTTACATACATATAGCGATatgagtatatgtatatgtataattatattttctttgtttggtatttttaatttgttacttgCTTTGTCATAAACTTGTACCTATATAGACATATGTAtatgcacttattattattcaagtaCACATTagtttatatttgtattttgagatagtcattttattttcatgtcaacatatatatatatatatatatgggggatgggaatataaggctgttaggtacccaagcttagatgtcggacacttacatattaattttttaaaccataaaaatcatgggggcccgagaattcattcatcaaacaataaataataaaatattagtatgtgaggggtttcacacctaaacttaggtgtcggacaaccttatatatatatatgtatatgtatatgtattctTAACTTGGCTTAATGAttaaattgttggacattttgtaagatttattatttttgtcacAAGTTGTGAGTCTTACATTATTACGTGTATAACTTGACTtctacaaataatttttttaatttttttttcaatggtATTTTACTAATTTAAGCTGGAGCTAGATAATAGCTTTATattgctaatttaggggcattatctactagcttctagtataactatggcttgcgggatcaTAGGCAACGTAACTAGcacatatacaattataaaaGAGAGGCTTATTACAAGTTTTCttttaaaccctaattcatcatcataataatattatcttatattactggagctttgcataaggtacacattTCGCTTCCcgtagttaattaatttgattacatgtATGTTTTGATTCTTACGTTGCGCACACTCCAgattatatgtgtgtatatatgtcatattttaaCATAAAGAATACCAATCCCAAAATCTAAATAAGTAGAAAAGAAAACCAAACATAACATAACAACCCACGGCGGATTGAAATGTAGCCAAGATAAGGCAAATATCCACCTTTTAACTCgaaataaaacacaaaaacaacatGTACTAAGAccactaaaataaaaaacaaattagttCATAATTGCCACTAAAATCCAACTTACTCTTCATAACTTGGTGCCACCAACATCCTTTGTCCTAGTCTTCAAAGACTCTCACGAAGactgatggtccacgaatgcacaacttatgttatatttaaattagacaagaaagtaaataatcaagtaaataacaagaacaatatcaagttcaattgtagtacatcaatgcaaggataatcatatgtatcattgattaaacgatgaatacatggttgatcttacacacttgacttacaaaaatacaaaagaacagaggtaattgctaagtctagacacactaaaaacttaaacaattacaagtgacacacactttcaaggtgactaacacacttgatacaatgcggctgtgttgctttatataaaggaagaattagggcaacacaaccttcctttgatagagatagatggtggttgtcgacattccattggctccttgtacttccaagcaagaGCCTTTGTCTTATTTACCTAAATGGGTATGAaagagaagacccaagttttggtcccaacaagTACCTTTTCTAGttaaggtatgttacagttggaagaaccaccatgtgactcttgtcatcatatggtttgaatacttcccgccatgacaaacatttggtcaGCATGCAACCCGCTGaggagagtcactggactcactgaagacttgctgactatacatgtcagtgagtaagtcttatcagcgaatccaagtCTCAACAATCTCCCCTTATTCGCTGAAGAGACTTTCTGAGTAAGTAAGAAGAATGTAATATGAAggaaagatgtcttttatatcattaaagAGAATTACAAGCTGAAGCATAAGGCTTTTACAAAGttaagacatctaaagatttGCAGCCTCTATCTCCCAAGCatcttcctgcttggcaattctTAACACTGGATCTTCTCTTCTTGCTGGCTTCATCAATTcttcatcaatcttgctgatgACTGATCTAGCACTTGACATCTTGGCAAACCTTCTTCTAATGCTAATCAGA
The sequence above is drawn from the Erigeron canadensis isolate Cc75 chromosome 4, C_canadensis_v1, whole genome shotgun sequence genome and encodes:
- the LOC122595254 gene encoding LOW QUALITY PROTEIN: TATA box-binding protein-associated factor RNA polymerase I subunit B-like (The sequence of the model RefSeq protein was modified relative to this genomic sequence to represent the inferred CDS: substituted 1 base at 1 genomic stop codon), with amino-acid sequence MADEALDLPCDLCGFVGLEDGSDGYFYCRGCSAQADGVRATAVENDDLLLTKDNVASSFQRRASVVKPNLLSQSQPRSQFWETVYRAYEDDAKASDAVGPTEPDDFATKPRTLSYEDYWTELRRRYLMGVQIMIQLQVMALVQKFNVNRIIVDMAHSIWLNFVASTKVLTADWLNVVTNKSESQVQGEVEIVKAKGKHKAEPHNLLGKRLIVIWYQSLSKEIPLSCSLMISFLSCHLAREPILPTDIIKWALEGGLPYFAAFVEIEKQMGPPTNACPLKSSFMFGCKEAISVQKLESSAASIAHRIGLKLPPVHFYAIAWRYLKQLSLPVDTILPHVRRIYEWAMPPELWLSTNECRLPTRAYVLSILIVSIRILYNIHGFGKWEMSLPGTIKKRDGKKSKVANGSAAEADNMQATPRLDATPILLVLQSKYNELIDTSDFSKDLDAYLKFCKDVVFAGVEDDLSFEDHDESQIIEDLMAIYKKNEDNKAKEAPSSTSTSRPLKGPEHCSTSKTKKKKKKTKAGPQTDNEQITLEPYESPKEAAIRQMISNMEENNFTYIPPRSKVKKHDYIHYTRKKKDGAYVYAAHADYYILLRSCARVAQVDVRIMHDAVTSFERRLAWLEKNIEHVLKQMPFCDSCPSCNGDEMDITEXDLLRFD